Genomic DNA from Candidatus Tanganyikabacteria bacterium:
TTGCGGCTCTTCAACACGCTCTTCTATCCGTTCATCTGGGTCCTGAACGCCCTGGCGAACCAGTTGCTGCACCTCATCGGCATCCATCCGGTCACGGAGCATGAGTCGGTCCACACCCAGGAGGAGATCCGCATCCTGATGAAGGAAAGTGCCAAGACGGGGGTCATCGACACCGAGGAGCTGACGCTTTTCAACCGGATGTTCCGTTTCTCGGACCGGCGTGCCCGGGAGGTCATGGTCCCCCGCGTCGACATGGTCTGCCTCGACCGCAACGCCCCATTCGACGAGGTGCTGGCGGTGGCCGAGCAAGAAGGCCACACTCGTTACCCGGTCTGCGATGGAGGCAAGGACGCGATCGTGGGGTTCGTACACATTCGCGACCTGTTCACTGGCAAGCCCCAAGAACTGGGGCCCCTCATCCGGGAAGCGCTGACCGTGCCGGGCAACCTGGAGATCAGCGATCTGCTGCGCCAGATGCAGAAGACGAAGTCCCACATGGCGATTGTGTTCGACGAATATGGCGGCACGGCCGGCTTGCTGACGATCGAGGACATCCTCGAAGAGATCGTGGGCGACATCCAGGACGAGTTCGACGACGAACGCCCGAAGGTCGAGAAAATGGGCGACAGCTTCTCGCTCGATGGCGGCCTCCCTCTGGAGGAGGTCAACGAGGCCCTGGGTGTGAGGATCGAGGCAGGGGAGGACTCGCTTGGCGGCTGGATTTATTCCCTCCTCGGTCGGGCGCCCAAAAAGGGCGATGTCGTCGAGACGTCTGAAGTACGGTTTGAAGTCGCGGAAGTCAGCCACCTGAGGATCGTGCGGGTGACCGCCTGGGTCAAGGATGGCCCGGCTTGAAATGACGGCCCCGAGGGATGCTCGGGGCGCCAGTCAGGCCAGGCGCTATGTTCGCCTCACGACCAGTACGTCCGTATGAGCTTGGGCGATGACGCCCTCGGCTACACTTCCGAAAATCCACCGCTCGGTCCCGATGCGGGCGGCCGTGCCGACCGCGATGACGTCCGCTCGTAGCCTCCGGCTCTCCACCTGGATGGTGCCTTGCGGGTCGCCCCGCCGCAGGTGGAAACGCAGACGAAGAGGCAGATTCAGATCCCCGATGGCCGCCTGAACCTTGGATCGTGCCTGTGCAATGGCGTCCTTCTCGTACCGCAGGATTTCGCGTTCGGAGGCCCCGGCCCGCAGCAGCATCCCGACCGGCAGCACCGAGAACGAGTGTACGACGTCCAGGGTCCCGACCTCCGGTGCAAGAAGGCGCGCGAGGCTGACCACCAAAGGCGCCCCGTCTTCCTCCGGGTCGACCGCGACCAGTGGGCGATGGTAGACCTTCTCCGGGACCGCGTTCACGACCAGCACGGGTGTGTGGCCGAACCGGACCACGCGCTCGGCGGTGGAGCCCAGGAGGATCTCCCGGAGTCCCCTGGCACCTCGCCGGCCAATCACGACGAGGTCCGCCCTCTCTCTGCCTGCCATCTCGTCGATCCCCTGGTCCGGCTCTCCCTGAGCGACCTGT
This window encodes:
- a CDS encoding HlyC/CorC family transporter, with product MDFSTIAFNLFLVLFFTLLNGFFVAAEFAIVKIRPTRLEELVQAGRPRATVAHHICTHLDAYLSACQLGITLASLALGALGEPAIATLIEPGLHGLGLSEAAIHSIAFGIAFATITILHIVLGELAPKSLAIRKAEGTTLAIAVPLRLFNTLFYPFIWVLNALANQLLHLIGIHPVTEHESVHTQEEIRILMKESAKTGVIDTEELTLFNRMFRFSDRRAREVMVPRVDMVCLDRNAPFDEVLAVAEQEGHTRYPVCDGGKDAIVGFVHIRDLFTGKPQELGPLIREALTVPGNLEISDLLRQMQKTKSHMAIVFDEYGGTAGLLTIEDILEEIVGDIQDEFDDERPKVEKMGDSFSLDGGLPLEEVNEALGVRIEAGEDSLGGWIYSLLGRAPKKGDVVETSEVRFEVAEVSHLRIVRVTAWVKDGPA
- a CDS encoding universal stress protein; translation: MAVATDFSIGSALAVGRAARLPLGPGAEILLVHVVAPGARTEELSAARFALDLATFGAAAVLRAVDRADLLVRGQVAQGEPDQGIDEMAGRERADLVVIGRRGARGLREILLGSTAERVVRFGHTPVLVVNAVPEKVYHRPLVAVDPEEDGAPLVVSLARLLAPEVGTLDVVHSFSVLPVGMLLRAGASEREILRYEKDAIAQARSKVQAAIGDLNLPLRLRFHLRRGDPQGTIQVESRRLRADVIAVGTAARIGTERWIFGSVAEGVIAQAHTDVLVVRRT